Sequence from the Caretta caretta isolate rCarCar2 chromosome 8, rCarCar1.hap1, whole genome shotgun sequence genome:
CATGGCTAATTGTCTCGCAGACCATTGTCATGGAGCCAGACCAGGGGAGAAGGATCCATCCCCCAATGAGCATCAGATGCTCTCATGTAGAAGTGCTGGGCTCCTGGGACTAGAATCAATGGAAGCGTGGGCTATAGTGGAAGTGGGAAAATGGAGTCGCAGGTACCAGTTTGGCTGCGTACAATGAGCATGAATTACACATCCGGGAAAAGTGGAGAACTGTTACATCAAATAACAGGGTGTACAAGCTAAACCGGAGGGCCGTGTGTGATGAATATGGAAATGTTggtaatatttgtatttttatgcacACCCCTGTTGTCTCTGTGTTTTATGCTGCTATACACTGACTGCAAAGGAAAGGGATGAGGTGTTGGACTCCAGTAGCCACTTGGCTGGAGATCAGAGTCATTAACAAACTGAATAGAGGCTACATGTGTAAATGGAGAATCCAGAACAGACAATGGAAACTCTAGTGGCCGAGACATTCACACCCAGTGACCAAAAGCCAAGAGGAAGGATGATTCCCTCCCACTTTCTGCAAAGAAGCAGAGCAAAGGCCCCCAAGCTGGAGAACAAGGGGAAAGGTGTCAGGTGGCTGTGTGAAAAGCTGAGATACCGGAAACACAGTGGCTCTCACCCGGGACAGAGACCAAGGAGCAGAGACAGAGAGCACATGGCTTATGGGAGCCCTGGCACTGGCCAGTCTGAATACTGGCTTAACCTTTGCTTCCCTGTGCTGATCCAAGTACTTTTAGATTCTGGAGGTCAGGAGTCAAATAAATTGTtaccttgttttgaaaaggctgccagGTGTCACCGCAAATACTCACTAAGAGCATTGCGCCCTGAAGGGGTAAAGGACAGGCCTCCCACAGGAGTCTGGCTTGACGGGACTTGGTGCAGGAAGCCGTAGAGAGGGATCGCTGGTGCCTGAAGACCCAGTGTCAGAGTCATGGAGGCCACGGAGCTGTCCCTGTGGCACTCTAAAGGGATCACTCCCAAGGGACTTGGGTACAGGCTGGGACATAGCTGGCCCTGTGAATTCGTGACATCCTGTTTAGTTGCTTTTACTGTTCTCTCTGCCCCCTTGGGACCAGCCTTTCAGTGCTTGGCATAGCTCAGAGGAGAGGGGGCAGGTGCAAAATTGAACTTGAGCCACCTTGGCTGCTCTCAGATCCTGGGGGTCTCTAGGCTCACCTCCAAGGCACAACTGAGAGCAACCTTAGGGTAGGTCTGAAATTATGCCAGCTGCCACTGGCCCCAAAAGGGCATTTGTGCCCCTTTCCCCACGCGCTGcactgtgtgttggggggaggggaaggagctgctgcagcaggaggctgctttggcagtgcaaagcagccagaatcAGCCTGAGTGGGGCTGAGAGCATGGTCGGTGGTGTGTAGGTCGTGCTCATTTTGCATACCTGCTGAATGGTGAACCAGTGCATGTTGCTCTGCTTTACCAGCCACAACACCATGCCCATctctgctgaatttggcccaaggctTCTGGGGGGCTTGCACCTTCCTTCTCCAGGGCATTTCAGCCAGTAGGGGAGCAGGGAGATAGGACAGCAGACTGTCTCAGCTCGGAGGTTTTACTCTGTATCTACTAATCACTCTGCCCTTGGAGTGACTTCCTGTTTGATCTCCTTGGCAGGATGTAACCACCCCCCGACCTTTTGGCGTGTACCCTGCCCCGCTAAGTCCACTGGCTCTGGTCCCTGGCCTCCCACAAAGGCCTCGTTCCTAAAACACCCCCAGTCAAAGTCCTCTTTTACTAATGGCTTTGTAAAAACAGCTGGCTCCTTGTCTGGACCCTGCCTTACTCCTGCCCCTTCTTGCTTGCCCAGGCCCCCAGTGCACGTGGAGGCACAACCTGCCCTGGACATAGAGCACCACAGAGAGCGGTACAGCGGCCCCCTGCAATACATCTTCTGGAGACAAATGCTACAGTCAATCCACCCTGGTGAGTGTGACGCAATGCAGGGTCCTCGGGGGTGGAAATGTCCAGATAGGGAGGTGGGCAGAGGAGGAGTGCCTAGGGAGGGGAAGTCGCCTGGACTGAAAAACATTGAGCAAAGCCCTGACAAATTCTAACTCTGTTATAGCTCCAGCCCCGCTGACATTTGACCCCGAATCAGCCCACCCTAACCTCATCTTCTCCAAAGACCTGACTGCAGTGACGGAGAGCGACAGGCGCCAACCTGTCTGCACCAGCCCCAAGCGTTTCCAGCAGTGTGTGAACGTGCTGGGCTCTGAGTCCTTTGACAGCGGGAGCCACTACTGGGAGGTCTGGGTAGGCAGCAAGACCAAGTGGGACCTGGGGGTGGCAGCAGAGTCCGTGGACCGGGCAGCCAAGGTCAAGCTGTGCCCTGAGAGTGGCTATTGGGCACTTCGTCTGAGGAACGGGACGGAGTATTGGGCCACTGCCACCCCATGGGTGCGCCTTGCCCCGAGGAGCTGTCTCCGGAAGGTGGGGGTCCTTCTGGACTGCAAAGAGGGGAAGGTGGCGTTCTACGACGCTGAAGACATGACCCACCTCTTCACTTTCCACCAGGCTGCTGCACGCAGGTTCTGCCCCTTCTTCAGCACTTGCTTCAGCGACGGCAAGCTGAATGTGGAGCCCATGAGAATCTGCCACCTGACCCTGTAAGGGTGATGCAGGGGGTGCAGGCAGTCTCCCAGGAAGCCATGCACATACCAGAGAGACAACATGTGGCCCTGGGAGCTGGTGTTATTTTCTGGTTTGGCTGTAGTTGCTACTGCTTGGACTCTCCCTGGAATAGAAATCGCCTTCTAGAACAGCTCAGTTGGCTCCGCCCTGCCCTAGTGCCTGGTCATTTACGGTTGGAGTGAATGCAGCAAAGGTGTGTGGACTTCAGTCAGTCTAACCTATAAATCCCAAGGCTCTAGGGCAGAGTCAGGGAGAGACTCCATTTGTGGCTTAtgctggagggagagaggaagtgactgAATCTTAGGTCCCAGTATTTTGTCTTTTGTTCCCTGCCTTGGCACAGGGGTGAAGGGGTCGTGGACTCTCAGCTCAGCTTAAGCCACAGTCTGTTGTGCGCTGAGGTTTCCCCAGCCTTCCTCCCATCAAAAAGATGGTGCATCTTGCTGCTGTGTCGCAGCCAGTGACACTGATCAATAGACAGCCTCCTCTCCGCCGCCACTTTGGTAGATTCTGTGAGAAGATTCAAAGGAAACTGAGCAACCTACGTGAATAATCAAGAATTGCACAATGGAAGCGATGATTTGGATTCTGTATTGGTTGTAATCACTCAGGAAAAGGCCAGGAGGCTCATTAGGGACTACTCAAACAGCTGTCTTCAAAGGGCTCCTGCCTTTCTGGGACTAGAACAAGCAGGTAGGAGTCAGGTGGTAAGTTCTAGGGAGCTCCTGGTCAGTGGGGAGGCACCTGTTGCATGGTGGGGATTGTATCTTCGTGACACAATGGACAGCGCTGGCTGTGAGTGGAACAagcatgggggcaggggatggatctTCAATGACTTACTGAGATTTTGCTGCTCTTACTCTATGAATTTGATCTGTGACGTGGACACTGCTTATCCTAGTAGCAAGCATTTCGGTGCCAGCTTGTTGGGGTGTTACAAGCCCTGAGGAGCCAATGGAGAGGAAGGACAGCTGTAGCCTCACTGACCTCTGCTCCCCTCTACTTTCTCTGCACAAATGGTGTGGCCTTTAACAGCCATGCACTTCTGCCACTGGAGACAAAGTGGGGGGCTCAGTCCTCCCTTTTCTGCCTGTGAGCAGAGGACTGTGCCGCCCAGTGCTGGAAGTGTGACAGGGCAGAGTCTCGGGGGCTCTCTAGAGAGCAGGGTTGAGAGCCTGGAACCTTCCGAATGCGAAACTGTTGGGAGGAAGAGGGCAATTCAGGGGCCAAGGGGTGTCTGCTATTATTACACATCGAACTTTCCTTCCCATGTCGTCAGTCTGGGCGGCTTGTGTTTGGCTCTTGGATTATTTGACGCGATAGCCGTTGTCTTTCCCTGCAGCCCTAGTGGAGAGAGAGGAGTTGAGCTGATGTGGAAGCACCTCTTGCCAACATTGCCGCTCTGAGTCGTTGCCTCCCCCTCTCACGCTTCCTGGCAAAAGTCAGGTCTTCTCCAGTGCTGCTCCAGAGCCTATTGGGGGAGGCAGGGTTCTGATctgtttagattataagctctttggagcagtctttttgttccatgtgtgcagcacccagcaccctcagctttcactgaagtcagtaagaggTGAGACCACGGCAGCTCCCAGGAGGCACTCAGcgccttgcaggattgagctctaTGGCTGCTGGCGGAGAGGTTTGTTTAGGGGTTTAGGGAAACGGAGTTGCCCTACTGCTGCAGTGTAGGTGCTGGAAAtcaggtgcattggcagagagatgggggaagagggagagctaGGGCTTGAGGAGCAGGAGTACTGAAGATCAGACTTGGGATACATTGGCACAGATGGAGGAGGTAGCGGGGGTGCTGGAGGTGAAGGCTGgcatgcattggcagagctgcatgAGAACTTCCATGGTGCTGGCTTGTGCTGTGCCATGTGGTCAGCTCTTCAGTGCTGTGATCTTAAAATTCATGTAATCTTAAAATCTTCCGCTACGCAATCCTCGGCAGGAATGTCTTCATTCTGCAGCCAGCACTTCTGATCCCCAGCCTGTGCTCCCCTCTCACATCAGTGCTTGAGCAGTTGGTAAACTGGCCTTTCATCTAGTGTTGATGCTTGAAGAATTTCTTAATCCCAGCTGTGGAATTTCCTTCACTTGAAGTTTGTTTCTTCCGAGGATACGAGGGAGgggttcctgctgctgctccctgcatGGGAACCGGGggggccagcagagggcactctcCACTAAGTGAATGTAATGAACAGCTCCATGCTGACAGGCTGTTATAGCTGCAGGTGATTTATATACTGTACTCTTCGCTGCTGTGCTGCtattaaagctttttaaaaagacagctgCATGCTGCCTTAGTCTTCCTGTCTCCACTCCAGCAATAGCGCCTCACCTGGCTGCAGCAGACAACCTGCCCTGTCTCTTTGTAGTTCTGTCGCTAGCTTGTTCCCCTGTCATCTGGGCTGGATGTGGATCATGGGTGCTGGGAAAGAAGGGAGGATGGTCTTGAAGAAAAGGCTTGGAGGGGGAATCTGAGGCCCCTGTCACCAGTGTGTCCTTTGGGTTAGGGAAGAACCCATCCCAACACTCCCTACCCACAAGATGACAATGCAGTGAGAGGATGCTGGGCAATGTGGTTTCATTTTCGCTGGCAG
This genomic interval carries:
- the LOC125640899 gene encoding zinc-binding protein A33 isoform X1, which encodes MAGRSQEQSLREELTCAICCELFSDPVMLDCMHHFCRACIQGYWGRCPRVASCPQCRREFSSRTFRPHYLVSGVVEKVRKCSSEDHKRKMQKHLENALRAHQREMENFVRMKHTAEEDICSLTKASGELNSKIRAEFERLHQILEEKERVVLMELAKEEEQLLLRLRGDIMQLEEGISELGKNIEHIQEILNKTGDSLLLEVESVAIRPPVHVEAQPALDIEHHRERYSGPLQYIFWRQMLQSIHPAPAPLTFDPESAHPNLIFSKDLTAVTESDRRQPVCTSPKRFQQCVNVLGSESFDSGSHYWEVWVGSKTKWDLGVAAESVDRAAKVKLCPESGYWALRLRNGTEYWATATPWVRLAPRSCLRKVGVLLDCKEGKVAFYDAEDMTHLFTFHQAAARRFCPFFSTCFSDGKLNVEPMRICHLTL
- the LOC125640899 gene encoding zinc-binding protein A33 isoform X2, producing the protein MAGRSQEQSLREELTCAICCELFSDPVMLDCMHHFCRACIQGYWGRCPRVASCPQCRREFSSRTFRPHYLVSGVVEKVRKCSSEDHKRKMQKASGELNSKIRAEFERLHQILEEKERVVLMELAKEEEQLLLRLRGDIMQLEEGISELGKNIEHIQEILNKTGDSLLLEVESVAIRPPVHVEAQPALDIEHHRERYSGPLQYIFWRQMLQSIHPAPAPLTFDPESAHPNLIFSKDLTAVTESDRRQPVCTSPKRFQQCVNVLGSESFDSGSHYWEVWVGSKTKWDLGVAAESVDRAAKVKLCPESGYWALRLRNGTEYWATATPWVRLAPRSCLRKVGVLLDCKEGKVAFYDAEDMTHLFTFHQAAARRFCPFFSTCFSDGKLNVEPMRICHLTL